One Aspergillus oryzae RIB40 DNA, chromosome 2 genomic window carries:
- a CDS encoding DUF3425 domain-containing protein (predicted protein) — protein MDWLEEEEAISPWCTSGFESEISLCPTSLRPTLLQQEIPHHPWIDLFPIPQMRDNLLQRYGDFDETALCNDLVDFYDVSNDETGLIVWRTPWHPTGWEVSETFLRKWSWVVRGCDDLANSTNYWRGLRGEEPLVFDTGL, from the coding sequence ATGGACTGgctagaagaagaagaagctatTTCCCCCTGGTGTACCAGTGGATTTGAATCTGAAATCAGCCTTTGCCCAACGAGCCTCCGTCCTACTTTGTTACAACAGGAGATTCCCCACCACCCGTGGATAGACCTGTTTCCTATCCCCCAAATGAGGGACAATTTGCTCCAGAGATACGGAGACTTCGATGAAACGGCTCTTTGCAATGACCTTGTTGATTTCTATGATGTTTCAAACGACGAGACTGGTTTAATTGTGTGGAGAACGCCATGGCATCCGACAGGGTGGGAGGTTAGTGAGACTTTCTTGCGTAAATGGAGCTGGGTCGTCAGGGGATGTGATGATCTTGCCAACTCAACAAATTACTGGCGCGGATTACGTGGAGAAGAGCCGTTGGTGTTCGATACTGGCCTGTGA
- a CDS encoding uncharacterized protein (predicted protein), translated as MPYLITGIPKDPKHPLPIRKDIDDWYLEQTSAGSNRIQLTLFVEALTVIQNRPLNDQLSYFRLAGIHGAPWTEWDGVPGGQKDSKGNPTGFCVHNNYTFPTWHRVYVTLYEQVIYEAMLDFIKQNVPQNGKADWENEAKQWRLPYWDFARFARHGHDNTQGDELRLPILVTMPMVKVLVPGQPGKQLSKPNPLYRFQMQTLMGTLERPYAITSQKTEEHGWSFDLPFDKCQSTTKYGLLENYNADVWADGGQNWLRANLALNEHPWYQNLDGWASVPTLQDMTFRLLTTGGLNWGEFSSTRYDDKKEEAQPKNNEQAPKNWMNLEAIHNNVHNWVGGFMFSRPGRHDLKLWGAGHMSSVPVAAFDPIFWLHHWLTAIWQTVNSGSWFNDDKSKVSKDDDLRPFHRFCEKTRKVVFFRSDDVKDWRSLNYDYAITKDASRIRKEISDLYGQRTKEVYKDFGEEDYILSIRYSRYALGGKPFQINIFFGDVDGKDFYDARSQNFVGSVFNFSGSLEDSNCDKCAQQEQEGVLSVSQLPARLAVHYYKKQNKGEVPTPRYVVVNSQGKAEAEVKVEVALHKTEVFHSVDSESWDLRMEHTHCFSTHGMGGHYHYDTTAEVVEYEAWLNTAKVIYRIDQPGQ; from the exons ATGCCCTACCTCATCACCGGTATCCCAAAGGATCCTAAGCACCCTCTTCCCATCCGAAAAGATATTGATGACTGGTATCTCGAGCAGACCAGTGCGGGAAGTAACCGCATCCAGCTCACTCTATTTGTGGAAGCCTTGACCGTGATCCAAAACCGCCCTTTGAATGACCAGCTGTCGTACTTCCGTCTGGCCGGTATCCATGGCGCTCCCTGGACAGAGTGGGACGGGGTGCCTGGTGGTCAAAAGGACTCCAAAGGAAATCCGACGGGGTTCTGCGTGCATAACAATTACACCTTTCCGACATGGCATCGGGTGTATGTGACCTTGTACGAG CAAGTGATTTATGAAGCCATGCTTGACTTCATCAAGCAAAATGTGCCACAGAATGGGAAAGCTGACTGGGAGAATGAAGCCAAGCAATGGCGTCTCCCTTACTGGGACTTTGCCCGGTTCGCCCGGCATGGACACGACAATACCCAAGGCGATGAACTTCGATTGCCCATTCTGGTCACGATGCCCATGGTCAAGGTCCTCGTGCCGGGGCAACCAGGCAAGCAGCTAAGCAAGCCCAATCCCCTTTACAGGTTTCAAATGCAAACCCTCATGGGGACCTTGGAACGCCCATACGCGATCACGAGTCAAAAGACCGAAGAACACGGCTGGTCTTTCGATCTGCCG TTCGACAAATGCCAGTCCACCACCAAGTATGGTCTTCTGGAAAACTACAACGCCGACGTCTGGGCGGACGGTGGCCAGAACTGGCTGCGGGCTAACCTGGCATTGAACGAGCATCCCTGGTACCAGAACCTAGATGGCTGGGCCTCGGTTCCAACCTTACAAGATATGACGTTCCGCCTGCTGACAACTGGAGGTCTTAACTGGGGGGAATTTTCCAGCACTCGGTACGatgacaagaaagaagaagcccagCCCAAGAATAATGAACAAGCCCCTAAGAACTGGATGAACTTAGAAGCTATTCACAACAACGTCCAT AACTGGGTGGGAGGATTCATGTTCAGCCGTCCAGGACGACACGACTTGAAACTCTGGGGTGCTGGCCATATGAGCAGTGTTCCAGTGGCCGCGTTTGATCCGATTTTCTGGCTGCACCATTG GCTCACTGCAATCTGGCAGACCGTAAACTCTGGCAGCTGGTTTAATGACGATAAGAGCAAAGTATCTAAAGATGACGACCTGCGTCCCTTCCACAGGTTTTGTGAAAAAACCAGGAAGGTTGTGTTTTTCAGGTCTGACGATGTGAAGGATTGGCGATCCTTGAATTATGATTACGCTATCACTAAAGATGCGAGCAGAATTAGGAAAGAGATTTCCGACCTGTACGGgcaaagaacaaaagaggTGTACAAGGACTTCGGCGAGGAAGACTATATTCTCAGCATCCGGTACAGCCG GTATGCATTGGGAGGCAAGCCGTTCCAgatcaacatcttcttcggtgaCGTGGATGGCAAGGACTTCTACGACGCCAGATCGCAGAATTTTGTGGGCAGTGTCTTCAACTTCAGCGGCAGCCTTGAGGACAGTAACTGTGACAAGTGCGCTCAGCAAGAGCAAGAGGGTGTTTTGTCTGTGTCCCAGCTTCCAGCCAGATTGGCAGTCCACTACTACAAAAAGCAGAACAAAGGCGAGGTTCCAACACCGCGTTACGTCGTGGTGAATAGTCAGGGCAAG GCTGAGGCGGAGGTAAAAGTGGAAGTTGCCCTGCATAAGACTGAGG TCTTCCACTCGGTGGACTCCGAGAGTTGGGATTTACGGATGGAACACACGCATTGTTTCTCGACGCATGGAATGGGTGGACATTATCACTATGATACGACAGCGGAAGTGGTAGAATATGAGGCCTGGTTGAATACGGCTAAGGTCATCTATAGGATTGACCAGCCCGGGCAATGA
- a CDS encoding YbhB/YbcL family Raf kinase inhibitor-like protein (predicted protein): MPENRSVKAALALIEDPTKILGMTVGPHADVKPGQYIPKAEAQSHPTLSFDAASPSATYMVVSLDIDAPFPSFGVLGPILHWIQPGLKARNGQLEVTEPFVANYIGPAPPPGSSPHRYIFFLYEQPEGFDGRRYAPPNGQNLSNWYRMRYDLDAWEKEIGLGKVLAVNYFTSN, translated from the exons ATGCCTGAGAACCGAAGCGTCAAAGCCGCACTCGCCCTAATCGAGGACCCTACCAAGATTCTTGGCATGACAGTAGGGCCTCACGCAGATGTAAAACCAGGACAATACATTCCTAAAGCAG AGGCTCAATCCCACCCCACACTCTCCTTCGACGCCGCCTCCCCATCAGCAACGTACATGGTCGTTAGTCTTGACATCGACGCCCCATTCCCCTCCTTCGGCGTGCTGGGACCAATCCTCCACTGGATCCAACCGGGACTCAAAGCCAGAAACGGCCAGCTGGAAGTCACTGAGCCGTTTGTCGCGAACTATATCGGACCCGCGCCGCCGCCGGGTAGTTCGCCGCACCGGtatatcttctttctgtATGAGCAGCCCGAGGGGTTTGATGGGAGGAGGTATGCGCCGCCGAATGGCCAGAACTTGAGTAATTGGTATCGCATGCGGTATGATCTTGATGcgtgggagaaggagattgggCTTGGTAAGGTCTTGGCGGTTAATTATTTTACGAGTAATTAG
- a CDS encoding uncharacterized protein (predicted protein), whose translation MSASFNSPLRRRPLACMRCRRRKVRCDGGTPACSNCARAGVECFEGTPGSAVSKSRLQYLENRVRELEAREETETSANIRAQSTPWRQEQHHHASPTRLPQQGVHSLGPTRTIHPVDVQSPLSRTAQTDDTSGASPAVSSSSRITRDQPLAHEVGLLSLTNASDPKYLGPSSGVTFARLIYESVPQSQGLPLAYSRQNDQDQGLNDPGQCPVLCEALQVDLPSMAECQQYAEMYFAASTFYPFISQGVFYTLLGQVFHLSKTSTWESRLPVKLALAQVFLVLSLGARSLEIKLSGTFGSRELFTTGMSYGTQIKLHDSIEGVQILLLLVQHSFYSPEGLNAWYLLHTILASCLDLGLQRRDNSSKENESPYQRNIRHLRSAIFWSAYSMDRTLTTILGRPLTLRDEAIDREFPGFDSNDEVEEAATYWDRNPNSQEEAPISRRAPTSYIACIYSLRFDRIVAEIKLMLYRVSRSPSRFPWPADVGAWQREAQRACVALLQEVQDQQPGRLQSGSSPLSGVAVQRLELKYHQCIMLLYRPSPQMPRPSLDAVQECFTSAMEIIAIYADLHRFLNMECSWLSAHSIFVASITVLYCVWTYPVVRGTTPMDVCLKRAELALQLLSFLGQTWTVAQEAGQKLAKLIKSTSEAYDVLTGAPVDPQSLDNNVWTGNDSTGFAQRPNADRTYSNQEGSATNAPPADGKSFLIDELGILRDLFDLGWLDDVPDGNQSFFGLQTDMA comes from the exons ATGTCTGCTTCATTCAATTCGCCCCTCCGACGCCGTCCACTAGCATGTATGCGATGCCGGCGGCGAAAAGTCCGGTGCGACGGAGGCACACCCGCGTGTTCGAATTGCGCCCGAGCCGGAGTGGAATGTTTCGAAGGAACTCCCGGATCAGCGGTCTCTAAGAG TCGACTGCAGTATCTGGAGAATCGCGTGCGAGAACTGGAGGCCCGCGAAGAGACCGAGACGTCGGCAAATATCCGAGCACAGTCGACACCATGGCGCCAAGAACAGCACCACCACGCCTCTCCCACACGTCTCCCACAACAAGGTGTCCACTCCCTAGGTCCTACGAGGACTATTCATCCGGTTGATGTTCAGTCACCTCTGAGTCGGACGGCACAAACAGACGATACGTCTGGGGCCTCCCCGGCGGTCTCGTCCTCTAGTCGAATCACTCGGGACCAACCGCTGGCCCACGAAGTGGGATTACTCTCTTTGACCAACGCCAGCGATCCCAAGTATTTGGGTCCGTCATCCGGAGTCACTTTTGCTCGTCTGATCTACGAGAGCGTACCCCAATCGCAAGGACTGCCATTGGCCTACTCGCGACAGAATGATCAGGATCAAGGGCTAAACGACCCAGGTCAGTGTCCTGTGCTATGCGAAGCCTTGCAGGTCGACCTGCCTTCCATGGCAGAGTGTCAGCAGTATGCCGAGATGTATTTTGCTGCGTCGACATTCTACCCTTTCATATCCCAGGGTGTTTTCTATACCCTTCTCGGGCAGGTGTTTCACCTCAGCAAGACGTCGACCTGGGAGAGTAGACTCCCAGTGAAGCTAGCGCTGGCTCAGGTATTCCTGGTCCTTTCTCTCGGTGCAAGGTCTCTTGAAATCAAGCTATCTGGAACCTTTGGCTCTCGGGAGTTATTTACGACTGGGATGTCTTACGGCACGCAGATCAAGCTTCATGATAGCATTGAGGGAGTGCAGATTCTGTTGCTACTGGTGCAACATAGCTTTTATAGCCCGGAGGGCCTTAATGCGTGGTATCTATTGCATACTATACTCGCAAGCTGTCTTGACCTTGGCCTACAACGCCGTGATAATA GTAGTAAGGAGAATGAGTCTCCCTACCAGCGCAATATACGGCATCTGCGAAGTGCGATCTTCTGGTCAGCATACTCCATGGATCGAACCCTGACTACGATACTCGGTCGCCCACTCACATTGCGAGATGAAGCGATTGATAGGGAGTTCCCTGGATTCGACAGCAACgatgaagtcgaagaagCGGCCACATACTGGGATCGGAATCCTAActctcaagaagaagcacCGATCTCGAGAAGGGCCCCAACCTCGTACATTGCCTGCATCTACTCACTGCGCTTTGACCGGATTGTCGCAGAGATTAAGCTAATGCTGTACCGAGTATCCCGGTCACCTAGTCGGTTTCCTTGGCCGGCAGACGTAGGTGCATGGCAACGGGAAGCACAAAGAGCTTGCGTTGCTCTACTGCAAGAGGTGCAAGATCAACAACCGGGCCGTCTGCAGAGTGGTTCCAGCCCGCTATCTGGGGTTGCCGTTCAACGACTGGAACTCAAATATCACCAATGCATTATGCTTCTCTATCGTCCGAGTCCGCAGATGCCTCGTCCTAGCCTAGATGCCGTCCAAGAGTGCTTCACCAGCGCCATGGAGATTATCGCCATCTATGCTGACCTGCATCGATTTTTGAATATGGAATGCTCATGGCTGTCCGCGCATTCTATATTCGTGGCTTCAATTACAGTGCTTTATTGCGTCTGGACATACCCGGTGGTCCGCGGCACAACACCCATGGATGTCTGTCTGAAGCGAGCGGAATTAGCACTCCAGTTACTTTCATTCCTGGGACAGACGTGGACCGTGGCACAAGAGGCCGGCCAGAAGTTAGCGAAGCTGATTAAATCTACTAGTGAGGCATACGATGTTTTGACCGGCGCTCCTGTTGATCCTCAATCACTCGATAATAATGTCTGGACTGGTAATGATTCGACGGGATTCGCGCAAAGACCAAACGCAGACAGAACGTATTCGAACCAAGAGGGGTCTGCTACGAACGCACCACCTGCTGATGGGAAGAGCTTTCTAATCGATGAGCTTGGAATCCTGCGCGATCTTTTTGATCTCGGGTGGTTAGATGACGTGCCCGATGGGAACCAATCATTCTTTGGACTTCAGACGGATATGGCATGA
- a CDS encoding class II fructose-bisphosphate aldolase (fructose/tagatose bisphosphate aldolase), whose amino-acid sequence MGSDNSTYPASNLTWQILNHANENNYAVGAYNCYNNDGIMAVIRAAERKRSPAIIQLFPWTMYFQGPEFIRYVVRAAHAAAVPIAVHLDHCIKSEDVELALSLPLDSIMVDASTLDEEANIRYCKEIVDRAGALNITIEAEMGRIEGGEDGLPTVDMEAVMTRPEDAETFVRRTGVHFLAPSFGNIHGGYPAGGAEKAWDLERYVQNYFFLRRPLAIYALELFHIHADRLTFVWCDSSLAAIGKLVSGTTPLALHGTHPVSDELFQRTITCGVRKINLNRTVRDDYTDFVAKKASSLELTALKVQAVEIYAKSIERMMDVLGSSGRY is encoded by the exons ATGGGTAGCGATAACAGCACATACCCTGCCAGCAACTTAACTTGGCAGATTCTCAACCATGCCAATGAGAACAATTACGCCGTGGGTGCATATAATTG CTACAACAATGACGGAATAATGGCCGTGATTCGCGCTGCCGAGCGCAAGCGTTCACCTGCCATCATCCAACTATTTCCCTGGACCATGTATTTCCAAGGGCCGGAGTTCATTCGCTACGTTGTAAGAGCTGCACATGCGGCCGCCGTGCCAATCGCAGTTCACCTAGACCACTGCATCAAGTCAGAGGATGTGGAACTGGCTCTTTCCCTGCCTTTGGATTCCATCATGGTGGATGCCTCTACGCTCGACGAAGAGGCCAATATCCGCTACTGCAAAGAGATCGTAGATCGGGCAGGGGCtctcaacatcaccatcgaAGCGGAAATGGGCCGTATTGAGGGCGGCGAGGATGGGTTGCCAACTGTGGACATGGAAGCTGTTATGACCCGTCCTGAAGACGCTGAGACGTTTGTGCGTCGGACCGGCGTCCATTTCCTTGCTCCTTCTTTTGGGAATATTCATGGTGGTTATCCGGCTGGCGGGGCAGAGAAAGCATGGGATCTTGAGCGGTATGTACAGAACTACTTCTTTCTCAGAAGACCTCTTGCAATCTATGCTTTGGAACTTTTCCACATACATGCAGATCGGCTAACCTTCGTCTGGTGTGATTCCAGTCTTGCGGCCATTGGGAAGCTAGTTTCAGGAACTACACCACTCGCCCTTCATGGGACACATCCGGTATCTGACGAGCTTTTCCAACGGACGATTACATGTGGTGTGCGGAAGATTAATCTTAACCGCACCGTGCGTGATGACTACACGGACTTTGTGGCTAAAAAGGCTAGTTCACTTGAGTTGACGGCCCTCAAGGTTCAGGCTGTTGAGATCTACGCTAAATCGATTGAAAGGATGATGGATGTTCTGGGATCGTCGGGACGCTATTAG
- a CDS encoding Ldh family oxidoreductase (malate/L-lactate dehydrogenases), producing MTAAECSRLKSLPIQLLHNGLPAGKFASELLVKAGLSPEDAKSMADCLVMADVRGVDTHGLARLPQYLDRVSNGRVKANPEFKLTEKTPVVAQLDGDNGFGFVVATRAMEEAVKRAEIYGIGMVTVNHSNHFGMAATYVIQALEKNMISLVFTNSAKQMPPFGGKETLLGISPFAAGAPSNNEVPYILDMAPSVVAKGKIRRAARRGESIPLGWALDADGNPTTDANIALNGSMAPIGGPKGSGIAILMDVMSGVLTGAAFGGEVGDQYKDTKPQNVGHCFIAIKPDIFMTTDQFKARMDTLVQRVHGVTPAPGFNEVLFPGEPEHRLGMQRRKEGIPYADAEKQMFLEAAKQYGVSELPLSESPLSLS from the exons ATGACCGCGGCAGAGTGTAGCCGCCTA AAATCCCTACCTATACAACTACTGCACAATGGCCTCC CCGCTGGAAAGTTTGCCTCAGAGCTACTTGTGAAGGCGGGACTTTCTCCGGAAGATGCCAAGTCAATGGCCGATTGTTTGGTGATGGCGGATGTTCGGGGCGTG GATACTCATGGATTGGCTCGGCTACCTCAATACTTGGATCGTGTCAGCAATGGCCGCGTCAAGGCAAATCCAGAGTTCAAGCTGACCGAGAAGACACCCGTTGTGGCTCAACTAGACGGTGACAATGGCTTTGGCTTCGTGGTCGCCACCAGAGCAATGGAGGAAGCTGTGAAGCGTGCTGAAATATATGGCATTGGAATGGTTACTGTCAATCACTCGAACCATTTTGGCATGGCCGCCACCTATGTGATCCAGGCCCTGGAGAAGAACATGATCTCACTTGTTTTCACCAACTCCGCCAAGCAGATGCCTCCTTTTGGTGGTAAGGAGACTCTTCTGGGCATCTCACCCTTCGCGGCAGGTGCTCCTTCTAACAACGAGGTGCCTTACATCCTCGATATGGCGCCTTCAGTTGTCGCCAAGGGAAAGATTCGTCGCGCCGCCCGTCGTGGTGAATCCATCCCACTTGGCTGGGCCTTGGACGCGGACGGCAACCCAACCACCGATGCCAATATCGCCTTGAATGGAAGCATGGCGCCAATTGGTGGCCCCAAGGGCTCTGGGATTGCTATCCTGATGGATGTGATGTCAGGTGTCTTGACAGGCGCAGCCTTCGGTGGTGAAGTCGGAGACCAATACAAGGATACCAAGCCGCAAAATGTCGGTCATTGCTTCATTGCCATCAAGCCTGATATCTTCATGACCACGGATCAATTCAAGGCTCGTATGGACACTTTGGTGCAACGTGTCCATGGTGTTACTCCCGCCCCGGGTTTCAATGAAGTGCTCTTCCCCGGAGAGCCGGAGCACCGTCTCGGCATGCAGCGTCGTAAGGAAGGGATTCCATATGCGGATGCTGAAAAGCAGATGTTCCTTGAGGCTGCTAAACAGTACGGTGTTTCTGAGCTTCCACTATCCGAAAGCCctctttccttgtcctgA
- a CDS encoding Dabb family protein (predicted protein) produces the protein MFKFRPEVTQEHKDTFVRELRKLKELDCVKGHRLVVGGPSVTDPIERTKGFEIALLSFHENLGELEKYQASKEHHWVTSTYMFPYKEDLVRFDFEVAPEDEYMWHFLPVKGMNGANGVNGHETQ, from the exons ATGTTCAAGTTCCGTCCTGAGGTGACGCAGGAGCACAAGGACACATTTGTCCGAGAGCTCAGGAAGTTGAAAGAACTCGATTGTGTGAAAGGACACCGTCTAGTAGTTGGAGGGCCCTCTGTGACGGACCCTATTGAGAGAACTAAAGGCTTCGAAATTGCGCTTCTCAGCTTCCACGAGAATCTGGGAGAGCTGGAGAAATATCAAGCTAGCAAAGAGCATCATTG GGTCACCAGTACATACATGTTCCCCTATAAGGAGGACCTGGTGCGCTTTGATTTTGAAGTTGCTCCTGAAGATGAATATATGTGGCACTTCTTGCCTGTGAAGGGAATGAATGGGGCTAACGGCGTCAACGGTCATGAAACCCAGTGA